One region of uncultured Sulfurimonas sp. genomic DNA includes:
- a CDS encoding adenylate/guanylate cyclase domain-containing protein — protein sequence MKGKYKVLIPLFILLSLVLSSAYLFLPSHFQSLDNRVRDFYFKFRGPVKASEDIVIVDIDERSIKELGQWPWERDKFAQILDNLSASGAGIIGLDIVFSEADKTSPKRLAKEWGIDDKEMPDYDFILSQSIASTPTILGYVFDFDADNSNEAPQVPAIFVEKSKQDLEFFPIARGVLPNLKVIQDASYSSGYMNNIPDEAGIIRSVPLLIKYQEQLYPSLAFEMFRIATQSNKVVASYSKAGIESVQVGEQNIYSDRFGRMYVNFRGPFKSYRYISAVDILNNNVDAKLLEGKFVLIGTSAYGLMDLRSTPMDNVIAGVEIHANMIDNLLQNDMLRKPAWAEIADLSAIVLIAFIVIFIYSRLSILMLSLVYIVSFFALMYLNYYLLFSELVIVNSIFPLFSIFLSLVGTLGVNYFFETRQKEIIKGKFASKVSESVMEDILKNADSKALDGQEKEITVFFSDVRGFTNISEAMGDAKRLIKFMNEIMEPMTEIIIDEKGTVDKYIGDAIMAYWNAPLDVKNHADKAVNASLRQLHALKALNEKLRANPDFDNVTKMAQNAHIPIVDIGIGLNSGVAIVGEMGSSKRSDYTVIGDTINLGSRLESLCKYYNSRLNISNFTKKRLKGKYIYRFLDLVTVKGKSEPIEIWQIHDYDAEEKEPLFYLDRASLLQELDSYHKAIELYKAQQFKDALVIFKDLNNLEHKSNLKIYDIYIERCEHYIEMPPENFNGVFVHTTKG from the coding sequence ATGAAAGGCAAGTATAAAGTTCTCATTCCTCTTTTTATACTCCTTTCACTAGTTCTCTCTAGTGCTTATCTCTTTTTACCAAGTCACTTTCAATCTCTTGATAACAGAGTGCGAGACTTTTACTTTAAGTTTCGTGGACCTGTTAAAGCTAGTGAAGATATAGTCATAGTAGATATTGACGAGAGAAGTATCAAAGAACTTGGTCAGTGGCCTTGGGAGAGAGATAAATTTGCTCAGATATTAGACAATTTAAGTGCATCTGGTGCAGGCATAATTGGTCTGGATATTGTTTTTAGCGAGGCAGATAAAACAAGTCCAAAACGACTAGCTAAAGAGTGGGGCATTGATGATAAAGAGATGCCAGACTATGATTTTATACTTTCACAATCCATTGCATCTACGCCTACAATTTTGGGTTATGTTTTTGACTTTGATGCAGACAACTCAAATGAAGCTCCGCAAGTTCCTGCTATTTTTGTAGAAAAATCAAAACAAGATTTAGAATTTTTTCCTATAGCAAGAGGTGTTTTACCAAATTTAAAAGTCATTCAAGATGCAAGTTATTCAAGTGGATATATGAACAATATACCTGATGAAGCAGGAATTATTCGTAGTGTCCCACTCCTCATTAAGTATCAAGAGCAACTCTATCCATCACTTGCTTTTGAGATGTTTCGCATAGCTACTCAAAGTAACAAAGTAGTAGCTTCTTACTCAAAAGCTGGAATAGAAAGTGTTCAAGTTGGAGAACAAAATATTTATAGTGATAGATTTGGACGTATGTATGTAAACTTTAGAGGTCCATTTAAGAGTTATCGTTATATATCAGCTGTGGATATTTTAAATAACAATGTAGATGCTAAACTCTTAGAGGGAAAATTTGTCCTCATAGGAACATCTGCTTATGGGCTTATGGATTTGCGTTCTACTCCTATGGACAATGTTATAGCAGGAGTAGAAATCCATGCAAATATGATAGACAATCTCCTACAAAACGATATGTTAAGAAAACCAGCATGGGCTGAAATAGCTGACTTGTCTGCTATTGTTTTGATAGCTTTTATTGTTATTTTTATATATTCTAGACTCTCTATACTTATGCTTAGTTTGGTCTATATAGTCTCGTTTTTTGCACTAATGTATCTTAATTATTACTTGCTCTTTAGCGAGTTGGTTATTGTAAACTCTATTTTTCCTCTTTTTTCTATATTTTTATCACTTGTTGGAACTCTTGGGGTTAACTACTTTTTTGAAACACGTCAAAAAGAGATTATCAAAGGAAAGTTTGCATCTAAGGTAAGTGAGAGTGTTATGGAAGATATCCTTAAAAATGCCGACTCAAAAGCACTAGATGGACAAGAAAAAGAGATAACTGTCTTTTTCTCTGATGTTAGAGGTTTTACAAACATATCCGAAGCTATGGGAGATGCAAAGCGTCTTATTAAGTTTATGAATGAGATTATGGAGCCTATGACGGAGATAATCATAGATGAAAAAGGAACTGTAGATAAGTACATAGGTGATGCTATTATGGCTTATTGGAATGCGCCTCTTGATGTTAAAAACCATGCCGATAAAGCTGTAAATGCTAGTCTTAGACAACTTCACGCACTAAAAGCTTTAAATGAAAAACTAAGAGCAAATCCAGACTTTGATAATGTTACTAAAATGGCACAAAACGCTCATATACCCATAGTTGATATTGGCATAGGTTTAAATAGCGGTGTAGCAATTGTTGGAGAGATGGGTTCATCTAAGCGTTCAGATTATACGGTTATTGGAGATACTATTAACTTAGGTTCAAGACTAGAATCTTTGTGTAAATATTATAATTCAAGGTTAAATATCTCAAACTTTACAAAAAAGCGTTTAAAAGGAAAATACATCTATCGCTTTTTAGATTTAGTAACTGTAAAGGGTAAGAGTGAGCCTATAGAGATTTGGCAGATTCATGATTATGATGCAGAAGAAAAAGAGCCTCTGTTTTACTTAGATAGAGCTAGTTTGCTTCAAGAATTAGACTCTTATCACAAAGCTATTGAACTATATAAAGCGCAACAATTTAAAGATGCACTTGTAATATTTAAAGATTTAAATAACTTAGAACATAAGAGCAATCTAA